One Picrophilus oshimae DSM 9789 genomic region harbors:
- a CDS encoding TQO small subunit DoxA domain-containing protein, translating into MKSQKNKYWQTSKNKILVVTLIFAIIVVLFTVVTGQIAYGNAVGKLFNDSKVPKTEFVGMPMAYNSNGNSYLVFNVTDVDGPNQAAVTEIILSNSTSTIILTSQNIDKDVYKIVDAPYHYHDDVKVSPYNGIFIPLGDEAEIYMNLSTSMHMELHGTYTVKLITPTQKAAPASATVTF; encoded by the coding sequence ATGAAATCCCAAAAAAATAAGTACTGGCAGACGTCGAAAAATAAGATACTTGTAGTTACATTAATATTCGCAATAATAGTCGTTTTATTCACTGTTGTAACAGGCCAGATAGCATATGGCAATGCCGTGGGAAAACTGTTCAATGATTCAAAGGTTCCAAAAACAGAATTTGTTGGCATGCCAATGGCATATAATTCAAATGGAAACTCATACCTTGTGTTCAATGTTACTGACGTTGATGGTCCAAACCAGGCTGCGGTAACAGAGATAATACTATCAAATAGCACATCAACAATTATATTAACGTCTCAGAATATAGACAAGGATGTGTACAAAATCGTCGATGCGCCATATCACTATCACGACGATGTAAAGGTAAGCCCATACAATGGAATCTTTATACCGCTGGGTGATGAGGCAGAAATATACATGAACCTGTCAACATCAATGCACATGGAACTGCATGGAACCTATACTGTTAAATTAATAACACCAACACAGAAGGCAGCACCTGCAAGTGCAACTGTAACGTTTTAA
- the doxD gene encoding thiosulfate:quinone oxidoreductase large subunit, with amino-acid sequence MLNQNMTEVDLKGLEGQTKIMTPTLYTWFLRFAVGYDYFDGGLRKAVLAPQKLAVGTSTFVLNKLVSFLPHAGFFKGFLLFALEHPGFAAPFITFFSFVELIAGILLILGLLTRLAAFGGAMMAIGFQPAFWLGATCEDEWQIGILLFAGSITLMMVGAGRAMGLDYFLYKKFGDRGIANVPILNLIKLW; translated from the coding sequence ATGTTAAACCAAAACATGACCGAGGTCGATTTGAAGGGCCTTGAGGGTCAGACAAAAATAATGACGCCAACTCTTTATACCTGGTTTTTGAGATTTGCGGTTGGCTATGACTATTTTGATGGTGGTCTAAGAAAGGCTGTGCTTGCACCACAGAAGCTTGCAGTAGGCACATCAACGTTTGTTCTTAACAAACTTGTATCTTTCCTACCACATGCCGGATTCTTCAAGGGATTTTTGCTGTTTGCACTGGAGCACCCTGGATTTGCAGCACCATTTATAACGTTCTTCTCCTTTGTTGAATTAATTGCAGGCATACTTTTAATACTCGGGCTACTAACAAGGCTTGCAGCCTTTGGCGGTGCAATGATGGCAATAGGCTTCCAGCCTGCATTCTGGCTTGGCGCAACATGTGAGGATGAATGGCAGATTGGCATACTGTTATTCGCAGGATCAATAACATTAATGATGGTGGGTGCCGGCAGGGCAATGGGGCTTGACTACTTTTTATACAAAAAGTTTGGAGACCGCGGAATAGCAAATGTGCCGATACTTAATCTTATAAAGCTCTGGTGA
- a CDS encoding isopentenyl phosphate kinase, which yields MIIVKLGGSVITDKSYYRKFRSGAVKKISKVLSDFNDIIIVHGGGSFGHIKAKEYGLPGKISVKTLSGMNVVHNDMLELNVKVSRILNENGIFNISIPIPAISRNGRIDYTSFIEYIKAGITPVSFGDIYVKNGTIGIYSGDNIVYDLSFIYKPDTVVFMSNVDGIFDKNPEIYKDARLLRNPDIELNFESKYNDVTGGMKSKLDVMKRIARLGVKVYLINGNYPERIYDLNNDDFIGSVIE from the coding sequence ATGATCATAGTAAAGCTTGGCGGCAGCGTTATAACAGATAAATCATATTACAGAAAATTCAGATCCGGCGCGGTTAAAAAGATATCAAAGGTTCTAAGCGATTTCAATGATATAATAATTGTTCACGGTGGTGGTTCCTTTGGCCATATAAAGGCAAAGGAATACGGGCTGCCTGGCAAAATATCTGTAAAAACTTTATCAGGAATGAACGTTGTACATAACGATATGCTTGAACTAAATGTTAAGGTTTCAAGGATATTGAATGAAAACGGTATTTTTAATATATCAATACCAATACCCGCGATATCAAGAAACGGAAGAATTGATTATACATCATTCATTGAATACATAAAGGCAGGGATAACGCCTGTAAGCTTTGGCGATATATACGTAAAAAATGGAACCATTGGTATATACTCAGGGGATAATATAGTATATGATCTCTCATTTATATATAAACCGGATACCGTGGTATTCATGAGCAACGTTGATGGCATATTCGATAAAAACCCTGAGATATATAAGGACGCAAGGCTTTTAAGAAATCCTGATATTGAATTAAACTTTGAAAGCAAATACAATGACGTTACAGGAGGCATGAAATCAAAGCTTGATGTAATGAAGAGGATAGCCAGGCTTGGTGTAAAGGTATATTTAATCAACGGAAATTATCCAGAGAGAATTTACGATTTAAATAATGATGATTTTATAGGTTCGGTGATAGAATGA
- the fni gene encoding type 2 isopentenyl-diphosphate Delta-isomerase produces MIENRKEEHIKIAENENVVSEHNFWDDIRIVHRAIPEVDFNDIDTGVKFLGKQFNYPILISSMTGGTETAKIINKNLAMTAEHFKIGMGVGSMRVAIKNKNTADTFSVINDYKIPAKFANIGAPQLVRQDSDSLSDNDIEYIYNLINADFLIVHFNFLQEMVQPEGDRNSKGVIKRLKDIAGSYNVIAKETGSGFSKEDALNLLDAGVKAIDVGGLGGTSFAAIEYYRAQKANDEIKMHTGKAFWNWGIPSPASIKYCSLGEPVIGSGGLRNGLDLAKAIMFGATLGGFARELLKDANTSFDDVKRQMEMIINDLKITMMLTSSRNIDELKHARYITLEPLRSWLEVYK; encoded by the coding sequence ATGATAGAGAATAGAAAGGAGGAGCATATAAAAATAGCGGAGAATGAAAATGTTGTATCAGAACATAACTTCTGGGATGATATAAGGATAGTTCATAGGGCAATTCCAGAGGTTGATTTTAATGATATAGACACAGGTGTAAAGTTTCTTGGAAAGCAGTTTAATTACCCTATTTTAATATCATCAATGACCGGCGGAACCGAAACTGCAAAAATAATAAATAAAAATCTTGCAATGACGGCCGAGCACTTTAAGATAGGTATGGGCGTTGGCAGCATGCGTGTTGCCATTAAAAACAAAAATACGGCAGACACATTCTCTGTTATAAACGATTACAAGATTCCGGCAAAATTTGCAAATATAGGCGCACCGCAGCTTGTTAGGCAGGACTCTGACTCCTTATCAGATAATGACATAGAATACATTTATAATTTGATAAACGCTGATTTTCTTATAGTGCATTTCAATTTTCTGCAGGAGATGGTACAGCCCGAGGGTGATAGAAACTCAAAGGGTGTAATTAAAAGACTAAAGGATATAGCCGGATCGTACAATGTTATAGCAAAGGAGACCGGCAGCGGCTTTTCAAAGGAGGATGCCCTGAACCTCCTTGATGCCGGTGTGAAGGCAATAGACGTTGGCGGTCTTGGTGGGACCTCGTTTGCTGCAATAGAATATTACAGGGCACAGAAGGCAAATGATGAGATAAAGATGCATACTGGCAAGGCCTTCTGGAACTGGGGCATACCGTCGCCGGCATCAATAAAATACTGCAGCCTTGGGGAGCCTGTTATAGGCAGCGGCGGTCTTAGAAATGGCCTGGATCTAGCAAAGGCAATCATGTTTGGTGCAACACTTGGTGGTTTTGCCAGGGAGCTCTTAAAGGACGCAAACACATCATTTGATGATGTAAAAAGGCAGATGGAGATGATAATAAACGATCTAAAAATAACAATGATGTTAACATCATCAAGGAACATCGATGAGCTAAAACATGCAAGGTATATAACACTGGAGCCATTAAGGTCCTGGCTTGAAGTTTATAAATAA
- a CDS encoding ZPR1 zinc finger domain-containing protein: MDEITEVICPVCGKNLYYTGSQVNIPYEGNIIIETYFCKSCGYHNSYTNTLEEPKGHKRLKLKIRNREDLKTIVYRSSKADIIIPEIDAEITHASNTTGYITTVEGIIYRIKDHLDLMGDGEEINYLHQRIDGILNGPEEEVTLILDDVSGLSRINSSKVEIEEVAGDQ; encoded by the coding sequence ATGGACGAGATAACGGAGGTAATATGTCCTGTTTGCGGTAAAAATCTATATTATACCGGCAGCCAGGTAAACATACCATACGAGGGTAACATTATAATAGAAACATACTTTTGCAAGTCATGCGGTTATCACAATTCATATACAAACACGCTTGAAGAGCCAAAGGGCCATAAAAGATTGAAATTAAAAATAAGAAACAGGGAGGATCTAAAAACAATCGTTTACAGATCATCAAAGGCTGATATAATCATACCCGAGATAGATGCAGAGATAACACACGCAAGCAACACAACCGGATACATAACCACTGTTGAAGGTATAATATACAGGATAAAGGATCATCTGGATCTTATGGGTGACGGCGAGGAGATAAACTATTTACACCAGAGAATAGACGGAATATTGAATGGTCCGGAGGAAGAGGTAACATTGATACTCGATGATGTATCCGGTTTAAGCAGAATCAACAGCAGCAAAGTTGAAATAGAGGAAGTGGCCGGAGATCAATAA
- a CDS encoding ATPase — MVITSADALLAVAASIAIAGGLIGTGMAQQGIGAAGMGIIAEKPEKFGQVLFFFVIPETLWIIGFILGIILLLHVI; from the coding sequence ATGGTTATTACAAGTGCTGATGCTTTATTGGCGGTTGCAGCATCAATTGCGATAGCCGGTGGACTTATTGGTACCGGCATGGCCCAGCAGGGCATTGGTGCTGCCGGTATGGGCATAATAGCAGAAAAGCCCGAGAAGTTCGGTCAGGTTTTGTTCTTCTTCGTCATTCCTGAAACGCTCTGGATCATAGGTTTCATACTTGGAATAATATTATTACTCCACGTGATATGA
- a CDS encoding V-type ATP synthase subunit E, with protein MSLADIIKDIDKSREEQISKINDEYSKRIEELKKSCDSRIQSIKEYYEKKKEADIKTLKKVQEDKIKIDSKSIKMEKRREIVKDALDISYYHLMNITKSKRYDSILNSMVSTAIKTLGEDCEIFASESDAKKINNAKADHKINGGIIAYSKDKKRMLDFRLNSIFENIKDDLASYFYENIEE; from the coding sequence ATGTCCCTTGCAGATATTATTAAGGATATCGATAAATCCAGAGAAGAACAGATATCGAAAATAAACGATGAATACAGCAAAAGGATCGAGGAGTTAAAAAAATCCTGCGATTCAAGGATTCAGAGCATAAAAGAATACTATGAAAAGAAAAAGGAAGCCGATATAAAGACACTAAAAAAGGTTCAGGAGGACAAGATAAAGATAGATTCAAAGAGCATAAAGATGGAAAAGAGGCGCGAGATCGTTAAGGACGCACTTGATATATCATATTACCATTTAATGAACATCACAAAATCAAAGAGATACGATTCAATACTGAACTCAATGGTCTCAACGGCAATAAAAACACTCGGTGAGGACTGTGAAATTTTTGCCAGCGAGTCCGATGCAAAGAAGATAAACAATGCAAAGGCAGATCATAAAATCAACGGTGGAATCATTGCCTATTCAAAGGATAAAAAGCGCATGCTTGATTTTAGATTAAACTCAATTTTTGAAAACATAAAGGATGATCTTGCATCATACTTCTATGAAAACATAGAGGAGTGA
- a CDS encoding V-type ATP synthase subunit C: MNTVYSGSYGRLKVNYSEFLGRDFIESLIDLDINEIKNRLYLTSYREDIERSSNIKDMETMLISAINRRTMRHYNNALFAVPPGIKTFIRSYAAKWDVENIKIILSAKYMKYDVKYTDEFLISFRDIPFGIFAGNLKNEDFKAIMSKSDVEAVINYLVNYGYNYLLKYIENYKKTGDISQILYALDYNYYKNLIESARFFNGDEGNIINYIREIIDARNIMIILKAARSNMEFSRISSSIIDLGNFNSNYLMDLLRSKNIKEIMDAFNKYDIEAGVRAYESNGTLSQYELILKRNIINSYIEKMLVDTFGAFIMAYLLTADRERENLRTIVSGKVYNLDKNTIKGLLI; the protein is encoded by the coding sequence ATGAATACAGTCTACTCTGGTTCATATGGAAGATTAAAGGTAAATTACTCGGAGTTCCTGGGCAGGGACTTTATAGAATCACTAATAGATCTTGATATAAACGAGATAAAGAACAGGCTTTATTTAACATCGTACAGGGAGGATATAGAAAGATCATCAAATATAAAGGACATGGAAACGATGCTGATTTCGGCAATAAACAGAAGAACCATGAGGCACTATAATAATGCCCTTTTTGCCGTGCCTCCAGGAATAAAAACCTTTATAAGATCATACGCAGCCAAATGGGACGTTGAAAACATAAAAATTATATTATCTGCAAAGTACATGAAATACGATGTTAAATACACGGATGAGTTCTTAATAAGCTTTAGGGATATACCATTTGGCATCTTTGCAGGCAACCTTAAGAACGAGGATTTCAAGGCAATAATGTCAAAGAGCGACGTTGAGGCGGTAATAAATTACCTTGTTAACTATGGTTACAATTACCTTTTAAAGTACATTGAAAATTATAAAAAGACAGGAGATATATCACAGATATTATACGCCCTTGATTATAATTATTATAAAAACCTAATCGAGAGTGCCAGATTCTTCAATGGTGACGAGGGAAATATTATAAATTACATAAGGGAAATAATAGATGCAAGAAACATAATGATAATATTAAAGGCTGCCAGATCAAACATGGAATTCAGCAGGATATCATCGTCAATAATAGACCTCGGAAATTTCAACAGCAATTATTTAATGGATCTATTAAGGAGCAAAAACATTAAGGAAATCATGGATGCCTTTAATAAATATGACATAGAGGCCGGCGTGAGGGCATACGAATCAAACGGAACGCTGTCACAGTATGAGCTTATATTAAAGAGGAATATTATAAATAGCTACATAGAAAAGATGCTTGTTGATACATTCGGTGCATTCATAATGGCATATCTTTTAACAGCAGACCGTGAGCGCGAGAATTTAAGAACGATAGTTTCTGGAAAGGTTTACAATCTTGATAAGAATACCATAAAGGGTCTTTTAATATGA
- a CDS encoding V-type ATP synthase subunit F: MNNICVIGERELITGFKLIGIGDAFEFKDKNEVLRIFNAKKYKYIFLSQSTERYFNENELNILKSSIDPLVIFVPMPGISEEESVFELAKRILGIDIGD; the protein is encoded by the coding sequence ATGAACAATATATGTGTTATTGGTGAAAGGGAGCTAATAACAGGTTTTAAATTAATAGGCATAGGCGATGCCTTCGAATTTAAGGATAAAAATGAGGTTTTGAGGATTTTTAACGCTAAAAAATACAAGTATATATTTTTATCGCAGTCAACGGAAAGATATTTTAATGAGAATGAATTAAATATCTTAAAGAGCTCAATAGATCCTCTGGTTATATTCGTGCCAATGCCAGGCATCTCCGAGGAGGAATCCGTTTTTGAGCTTGCAAAAAGGATTTTAGGTATCGATATAGGTGATTAA
- a CDS encoding V-type ATP synthase subunit A, whose product MSGSIYSVSGPVVIAQDIENAQMFDVVRVGELGLIGEIIRISGNKATIQVYEDTSGLRPGEKVYSTGKPLSVELGPGLLSSIYDGIQRPLDVIRAKTGDFIAKGVNIPPLNEEKLWDFKPLVNEGQQVKSNFIIGEVDETEIIKNKIMVPYGVEGTVKSIKSGKFKVSDTVAIIETRNGDYEIKLKQIWPVREARRVFHKFPPEIPLITGQRVIDAFFPVAKGGTVAVPGPFGSGKCVTGDTPVLLADGTVMSIEDIYNKSSGTVEYKNENETLIRLDEPLRLYSFYNGHVNESTSNYIYKGKSDSIIKIRTASGREVKVTPVHKLFRFVDDKIIETEARYLNTGDFIASIKRFNNKDENYLSGDESELLGLYASYGSIEDGILIDASIKDRFINLAMNIFKLKTINIEYKNGRVLIKNDGLKDFIARMISSGIPSEIMRSRTCATSFINGYLYGKLYHDDVIKLHDNEQNILKISYMLTGLGIIHSIRKNLIEIKAENMKILNSMENELIDNNETLLISNNADDDFDLYPDEIESIEILPGPFDVYDVTTPDFGSNFVGGYGAILLHNTVIQHQLSKWSDSDIVVYVGCGERGNEMTEILSTFPELMDPKTGKPIMQRTVLIANTSNMPVAAREASIYTGVTIAEYYRDMGYNVALMADSTSRWAEALREISGRLEEMPGEEGYPAYLGRRISEFYERSGNAQIIAEDQRTGSVTLIGAVSPPGGDLSDPVVQNTLRVTRVFWALDASLASRRHFPSINWLTSYSLYTNNLSKWYIENVGPDWPEIYKTMMDLLEKESELQEIVQLVGYDALPEKEKNVLDIAKMIREDFLQQNAFDDIDTYCSIKKQYMMLKIIKTVYEMQMNALNHGMKISQITSIPARSKISRMKEVSEQDFPAFYKNIIKEINDEYNSMIEVGGVNA is encoded by the coding sequence ATGTCAGGATCAATATACAGCGTTTCAGGTCCGGTTGTTATTGCACAGGATATTGAAAATGCCCAGATGTTTGATGTCGTCAGGGTTGGCGAGCTGGGCCTTATTGGCGAGATTATTAGAATTTCAGGCAACAAGGCGACAATACAGGTTTATGAGGACACAAGCGGGTTAAGGCCGGGTGAAAAGGTTTACTCAACAGGGAAACCATTATCAGTTGAGCTTGGCCCCGGTCTTTTATCCTCAATTTACGACGGCATTCAAAGGCCCCTGGACGTTATAAGGGCAAAAACCGGTGATTTTATTGCAAAGGGTGTAAACATACCGCCACTGAACGAGGAAAAGCTCTGGGACTTTAAACCACTTGTCAATGAGGGGCAGCAGGTAAAATCGAATTTTATCATAGGCGAGGTTGATGAAACAGAGATAATAAAGAATAAAATCATGGTTCCATATGGTGTTGAGGGTACCGTTAAATCAATAAAATCTGGTAAATTTAAGGTTTCAGATACCGTTGCAATCATAGAAACCAGGAACGGTGATTATGAAATAAAATTGAAGCAGATCTGGCCTGTAAGGGAAGCCAGGCGTGTTTTCCATAAGTTTCCGCCTGAGATTCCATTAATAACAGGTCAAAGGGTTATAGATGCATTCTTCCCGGTTGCAAAGGGAGGTACCGTTGCAGTTCCAGGGCCTTTTGGATCAGGAAAGTGTGTTACAGGTGATACGCCAGTGCTTCTGGCAGATGGAACTGTAATGAGCATAGAGGATATATACAATAAATCAAGTGGAACTGTGGAATATAAAAATGAAAACGAAACACTTATCAGGCTTGATGAGCCCCTCAGGCTTTATTCATTTTACAACGGCCATGTAAACGAAAGCACCTCGAATTATATATACAAGGGCAAGAGCGATTCAATAATTAAAATAAGAACGGCATCTGGCAGGGAGGTTAAGGTAACACCAGTGCATAAACTATTCAGATTTGTTGATGATAAAATCATTGAAACCGAGGCAAGATATCTAAACACAGGCGATTTCATAGCATCAATAAAAAGATTCAATAATAAGGATGAAAATTATCTATCCGGCGATGAATCAGAACTTCTCGGTTTGTACGCATCATACGGCAGCATAGAGGATGGCATTTTAATTGATGCATCCATAAAGGACAGATTTATAAATCTTGCAATGAACATTTTTAAATTAAAGACAATTAACATTGAATACAAAAATGGCAGGGTTTTAATAAAGAACGATGGTCTCAAGGATTTTATAGCCAGGATGATCTCCAGTGGTATACCATCAGAGATAATGAGGTCAAGGACATGCGCCACCTCATTTATAAATGGATATCTTTATGGTAAGTTATATCACGATGATGTTATTAAATTACATGATAATGAGCAAAACATTTTAAAGATATCATACATGCTAACAGGTCTTGGAATAATCCATTCAATAAGGAAAAATTTAATCGAAATAAAAGCAGAAAACATGAAAATTCTTAATTCAATGGAAAATGAATTAATAGATAATAATGAAACATTGTTAATATCAAATAATGCAGATGATGATTTTGATCTATATCCTGATGAGATTGAATCAATAGAAATATTGCCAGGGCCATTCGATGTTTACGATGTAACCACACCGGACTTTGGAAGCAACTTTGTCGGCGGCTACGGCGCAATACTATTGCACAACACTGTAATACAGCACCAGCTATCAAAGTGGTCAGACAGCGATATTGTTGTTTATGTCGGCTGCGGAGAGCGCGGAAACGAAATGACAGAGATACTAAGCACATTCCCTGAGCTTATGGACCCAAAGACAGGAAAGCCAATAATGCAGAGAACAGTTCTTATAGCAAACACATCAAACATGCCTGTTGCGGCAAGGGAGGCAAGCATATACACTGGCGTTACAATAGCCGAGTACTACCGTGATATGGGATACAACGTGGCATTAATGGCAGACTCAACCAGCAGGTGGGCCGAGGCACTGCGTGAAATATCCGGCAGGCTTGAGGAGATGCCAGGAGAGGAAGGTTATCCTGCATACCTTGGCAGGAGGATCTCTGAATTCTATGAAAGATCTGGAAATGCCCAGATTATTGCGGAGGATCAGAGAACAGGCTCTGTTACGCTTATCGGTGCTGTATCACCTCCAGGCGGTGACCTATCTGATCCGGTTGTTCAGAACACTTTAAGGGTAACACGTGTATTCTGGGCCCTGGATGCATCACTGGCATCAAGGAGGCACTTCCCATCAATAAACTGGTTAACATCATATTCATTGTATACAAACAATCTATCAAAATGGTATATAGAAAATGTTGGACCTGACTGGCCAGAGATATATAAAACAATGATGGATCTGCTTGAGAAGGAGTCAGAGCTCCAGGAAATCGTTCAGCTCGTGGGCTATGATGCACTGCCTGAGAAGGAGAAGAACGTTCTTGACATAGCAAAGATGATAAGGGAGGATTTTCTCCAGCAAAACGCCTTTGATGATATAGATACCTACTGCTCAATAAAGAAGCAGTACATGATGTTAAAGATTATAAAAACAGTTTATGAAATGCAGATGAACGCATTGAATCATGGAATGAAGATAAGCCAGATAACGTCAATACCCGCAAGATCAAAGATTTCAAGGATGAAGGAGGTATCAGAACAGGACTTTCCGGCTTTCTATAAAAATATCATAAAGGAGATAAATGATGAGTATAACAGCATGATTGAGGTCGGTGGTGTAAATGCGTGA
- a CDS encoding V-type ATP synthase subunit B — MRDVLYRSVSQISGPLLFVEDVKDTSYNEIVDIILDNGEKRRGQVLETRNGLSIVQIYGSTTGISTSNASVKFTGSTFRLPVSDDMLGRIFNGFGEPIDNGPKIYSKDKLDINGSAINPYSREEPSEFVQTGISTIDGMNTLVMGQKLPIFSGAGLSHNRLAAQIARQAKTLKGTENFGVVFGAIGITSEEANYFINEFQSSGSLSNSVIFLNLASDPSMDRIVLPRIALTTAEYLAYEKEMNMLVILTDMTNYCEALREISSARNEIPGRRGYPGYMYTDLSTIYERAGKIRGRNGSITQIPILTMPGDDITNPVPDLTGYITEGQITLSRDLNKRNIYPEVDVLLSLSRLMNQGIGSDHTREDHRGLADQLYASYAKGKDARSMSEIVGEESLTETDKLYLKFAEDFENKYVNQGNIERSIEDTLNLGWDLLSVLPVDEMKKVKSAHIPKYGKWNNGK, encoded by the coding sequence ATGCGTGATGTTTTATACAGATCAGTTTCACAGATCAGTGGTCCGTTACTTTTTGTTGAGGATGTAAAGGACACATCGTATAATGAGATCGTTGATATTATTCTTGATAACGGTGAGAAACGCCGTGGCCAGGTTCTTGAGACAAGAAACGGCCTTTCAATAGTTCAGATATATGGATCAACAACGGGTATAAGCACATCAAATGCAAGTGTGAAATTTACAGGCTCAACATTCAGGCTGCCTGTATCAGACGATATGCTTGGGAGAATCTTCAATGGTTTTGGTGAGCCAATAGATAACGGTCCAAAGATATATTCAAAGGACAAACTTGATATAAACGGCAGTGCAATAAATCCATATTCAAGAGAGGAACCAAGCGAGTTCGTTCAAACCGGAATATCAACAATAGACGGTATGAACACGCTTGTTATGGGACAGAAGCTTCCGATCTTCTCAGGTGCAGGTTTATCACACAACAGGCTTGCAGCGCAGATAGCCAGGCAGGCAAAAACATTGAAGGGGACCGAGAACTTCGGTGTTGTCTTTGGTGCAATAGGCATTACAAGCGAGGAGGCAAATTATTTTATAAATGAATTCCAGAGCTCAGGTTCCCTTTCAAATTCAGTAATATTTTTAAATCTTGCATCAGACCCATCAATGGACAGAATTGTCCTGCCAAGGATAGCGCTAACAACAGCTGAGTACCTTGCATATGAAAAGGAAATGAATATGCTGGTTATACTAACGGACATGACAAACTACTGCGAGGCATTGCGTGAGATCTCATCTGCAAGGAATGAAATACCGGGCCGCCGCGGGTATCCTGGCTACATGTACACGGATCTAAGCACAATATACGAGCGCGCCGGCAAGATCCGCGGCAGAAATGGTTCGATAACACAGATACCAATACTCACAATGCCCGGTGACGATATAACAAATCCGGTTCCGGATCTAACAGGCTATATAACCGAGGGCCAGATAACACTGTCTAGAGATCTAAACAAAAGAAACATATACCCAGAGGTGGACGTCCTTTTATCACTGTCAAGGTTAATGAACCAGGGTATTGGTTCGGATCATACAAGGGAGGATCACAGGGGTCTGGCAGATCAGCTATATGCATCATATGCAAAGGGAAAGGATGCAAGGTCAATGAGTGAGATCGTTGGTGAGGAATCATTAACAGAAACAGACAAATTATATCTTAAGTTTGCAGAGGATTTTGAGAACAAATATGTAAACCAGGGCAACATTGAAAGGAGCATAGAGGACACATTAAACCTTGGCTGGGATCTTCTATCTGTACTGCCTGTGGATGAGATGAAGAAGGTTAAATCCGCCCATATACCAAAATATGGGAAGTGGAACAATGGCAAATAA
- a CDS encoding V-type ATP synthase subunit D, translating into MANNVKATRIELINTKKRIKVARRGLDLLKMKRQALVMEFMKIANEIKGKREALRNDIAAAINEIKMAEIIEGQMEIERLSYLSSNPDISMNMRNIMGVKIPELDTKYGKTGLTEDYLVSSVPVSVYDSIKLFERVFNELMEISQKEVAMRKLLYEIDKTNRRSNAIENIMIPRMESNLKFIKDHLDELERESFSSLKFVKEHVLDEPQR; encoded by the coding sequence ATGGCAAATAATGTTAAGGCAACAAGAATTGAATTAATAAACACAAAGAAGAGAATAAAGGTGGCAAGGAGGGGCCTCGATCTTCTAAAGATGAAGAGGCAGGCCCTTGTCATGGAATTCATGAAGATCGCAAATGAAATAAAGGGCAAGAGGGAGGCCCTTAGAAATGATATAGCGGCTGCCATAAATGAAATAAAGATGGCAGAGATCATCGAGGGGCAGATGGAAATAGAGAGGCTATCATATCTATCATCGAATCCGGATATATCAATGAACATGCGCAACATCATGGGTGTAAAGATACCAGAGCTCGATACAAAATATGGAAAAACAGGACTAACAGAGGATTATCTTGTATCTTCAGTTCCGGTATCCGTTTATGATTCAATAAAGCTCTTTGAAAGGGTATTCAATGAGTTAATGGAAATATCACAAAAAGAGGTTGCCATGCGCAAGCTTTTATATGAAATAGACAAAACGAACAGGAGGTCAAACGCAATAGAGAATATTATGATACCAAGAATGGAGTCAAACCTAAAGTTTATTAAGGATCATCTTGATGAGCTTGAGAGGGAGAGCTTCTCCTCCCTGAAGTTCGTAAAGGAGCACGTGCTCGATGAACCGCAGCGTTGA